The following coding sequences are from one Pigmentibacter sp. JX0631 window:
- a CDS encoding NirD/YgiW/YdeI family stress tolerance protein, with amino-acid sequence MKKTFYSIVGSMVLLTSFSAYSLDDLAIHKKTVAATKNMGDERFVSVTGVIVERIMGEYYRFRDKTGDMCLEIDSDKLVHFGTRSLPFGAVFHLIRGKQVTITGETDREYFKDGCEKFNVDVSEITVIDKSLNLNKIPSDDLLNQAAVEPTL; translated from the coding sequence ATGAAAAAAACGTTTTATTCAATTGTTGGTAGTATGGTTTTATTAACCTCTTTTTCAGCATATTCACTTGATGATCTTGCTATTCATAAAAAAACAGTAGCAGCTACTAAAAATATGGGTGATGAAAGATTTGTTTCTGTCACCGGTGTAATTGTAGAAAGAATTATGGGTGAATATTATAGATTTAGAGATAAAACTGGAGACATGTGTCTTGAAATTGATTCGGATAAATTAGTTCACTTTGGTACTAGAAGTCTTCCATTTGGAGCAGTCTTTCATTTGATTAGAGGTAAACAAGTAACAATAACAGGTGAAACTGACAGAGAATATTTCAAAGATGGTTGTGAAAAATTCAACGTCGATGTTAGTGAAATTACAGTTATTGATAAATCTTTAAATTTAAATAAAATACCTTCGGATGATTTACTAAATCAAGCAGCAGTAGAGCCTACTCTCTAA